Genomic segment of Pogona vitticeps strain Pit_001003342236 chromosome 15, PviZW2.1, whole genome shotgun sequence:
AGACAGTTTTCTGTGCCATTAGATCTCCTAATCTAATCATTTGAATCTCTGCCAGCCAATAAGGCTCTACTCAGCACCGCTGTGTTGGAATTTACAGCTTTATTGTCTGTTAAAGAATGACGCTTGATGTCGCCTACAATGGTATCGGCCTACTGTGTCTCAGCATCACATTGCTGGCTCAGGGGCCATGTGCTCTCTATATATTTCATCCATGGGGGCTCCTCACATGTGTGTCTCAAGAATTGAGAGATGGAGGCTGCCCTGATCTCTGAAGATCTGTAAGCCTGTTTCTGCTTATGTTTGAGGAATAATgctgcttctttcttctccacGTTTCCCAGGTCTTTGtcctgctgtttatttttgtcaAGAGACAGATCATGCGCTTCGCCATGAAGTCCCGTCGCGGTCCCCACGTTCCGGTCGGTCAGCATGCGCCTAAGGTATGCCAGCAAGCATGACATTTGTCCCAGGGCGCCTCCGGAAGCAGAGAAggctaaaccatttctgagcattgtctaccctgaaaagggtccccataagttagaactgacttgagggcgcatgattattatgattaatgAGTCTTAACTTCCCAGCTAAGCTGCTTTCTACCAGCCCCcattttttatcttcttttccCTGTCCCGCTTGCTCCAGATTTCTCCCTGGGGTCTCACGTGCCAGTCTCTCCCAGCTGAGCAGCTAGCAGGACCCTTTGAAAGTGGGAAGGGTTTGAATGCAAGACGTTCTGGGTTCCAAACATGCTTTTAACTGCCGATCTCctgctctcctcttcctctgcccagGGTCTGAAGGATGAGATCGAAATCCGGCTGTCCCGAGTCCAGGACATCAAATATGAGCCTCAGCTTTTGGGTTACGACGATGCCAGGCTGCAGCAGCTTGAATCCCCTAGAGGTCTGTGTGACATATATTATCTCAACTGAGGGGAGAGGGCTTGGCAAGGTTGGGCACATGGCTAAGCATGGGCAGATTTCTGTCATTCCCAGAATTTGACAAACAGATTGGGCCCTTAAACCCGTGAATGCAGAGGCTTGGCAAACCTTGTTTCTCTCTTGGTTTTGTTTGTTCTGCTTGCCTGTTGCAGAGTGTTGGATTTTTGCTTAAATTCCTCTCGCTGGGCAGCAGAAATGTAGAAACTGGCAAAGCGGAATAGCTTCCAAGTTCCGCCGAGTggcccacccctttttttctctcatcaatggacacttacagtctcagtaaatCACTTTAAGATGTTAGTAGGAGAAAGGATGATACGTTTTGTTACTtgcagttgaacagatcaaacagcacaTTGACAAACGTCTCTGCTTTCAGCAGCGGAGTTCAGCAGACtccagagagggaaagaacactGGGCGGAGAGGCAGGGCTATCTTTgaaatcagaagaagggaaataatgattggttagtgctggatagattgacaaatCTATCTttggtccctcccagccaaaactacTAAAGGAatcatgcgaggttgtaaaaactccaacatcccattacacatacacacacatttttccccCTAAGGAGTTGCATTAATTGAAGTGTCTTGGCCTTTTTCTCTTGTCTTGCAGGTTGTTACAACTACATCTACAGGATGAAGGCGCTGGATGCTGTCAGAGAGTCAGGTAAAAAAACATAAACCATCAGCTCACCTCTGTTAAGAGGCAGGCTCTCCAGGCCTTTGGAGAGCAGTGAGGGATTGTGAGGTTCATAGCCAAGAACGGCTACGCTGACAAAATTTCCCCTCTACAcacctcttgagagtccccacaTTAGGGATTCAACTCTTGAGTCAGGAAAGATTTTAAAGCGTTAAGCTAGTAACACACCCTTGGATGTAATGGGTAGGCCTTTCCCCCCCGGAAACTGCttcaggaagaaagagggagggagggaaacgaGAGACGGATGAGGATGAGAAATCCCCCTCTTTTGCAAAACAGCCCAAGGTGGCATCTTGCATCTAAGATGggaagtgattaaaaaaaacttccccttgacaatttttgtccagtcgtgtccgactctagggggcggcgctcatcccgctcttcaagccatagagccagcgtttgtccgaagacaatctttccgtggtcacatggccagtgtgatttagacacggaacgctgtttaccttcccaccgagatggtacctatatctactcgcatttgcatgctttcgaaccgctaggttggcgggagctgggacaaagcgacgggagctcattccgtcgcgtggattcgaacttacaactgctggtcttctgaccctgcagcacaggcttctgcggtttagcccacagcgccaccacgtccctgggaaGTGATTtggcacacttttaaaaaagggttgGATATTGAACCAACCTCAGGATTCATCTTCCTTAGAATCTAAGATGTCATTCTTTTATGTTTGGGGAGaaatcaagtttctagtccttgtgGCTGCCCACCGGGATCTCCGCGTTTCCCTCTTTGGATTCCCTGCCTAGCTGGGATTGAGGAGTGGAAAACCTCCCCTTTCTTGCCCCACCCGACCTGGGACGCCATTGCTGGTGTTCTTCAGCCCGTGTCGAAGGCATCGCCCACTTATTTTCTCCCGCTTCTCTCAGCAGAGATTCCGTTTGTTTCTGAGGGGAGACACCCCAAATCCTTAATCGGGAAGAACTTCCGGTCATACCTGGTGGACCTGCGGAACTCCAGCACCCCTTTCAAAGGTACCCGCAAGTCTCTGATCGACACCCTGCTGGACGGCTACGACAACGCCCGTTACGGGACAGGGGTGAGTGTCCTCTGCCTTCTGGGGCTCTGGCGTGCCGGTggtagggagttccaaagtctcagtGCACCAGCAACGTTAGCCTCCATGTCTGCTCTCTTTTTTGGAGGCaggcaaatgtaaaaaaaaaaaagacgtttCCTGGGGAACTCCTTGACCTCTTTTTATCTCCTGGTTTAGACTTTCGGCAAGACGGAATATCTGAAGTACCAAGACGCGTTGTACGAGCTGGCAGCCATGTGAGTCGGGGGgccgggaaggaaggaggagggacgAGAAGGTAGCTTCGTGGGTCCCTGCTTTCCCACATCCATTTAGCATTTTCTCGGGAACCTTGAGGACTAGCACCTGGCTTAGCCCACCTTAGAGCCTGCTTTGCATTTGGAAGTTGAGAGAAGCCACCCTGTCTGAAAACCTGGAGAATGGCTTCCACTCTGTTAAGaagcagtggttttcaaacttgGGCCCTtggatcttcttggactacaattcccaggtgCCCTTGCCATTCTCGGCCATGCTGGCGGGGACCCCTCGGAGGTGGAAGTCCTACCAGTGTCTGATGGATCCATGATAGGCGGTAGAGATGGGAATTGGGgatgtttttttggactacaaatcccatcctctctgctgggagttctacctgataagacacttaaatgtggctcgcctggaggAAAGGCCTCAATTTGGAAAGGTTTGAAGCGGCgctcggcctagcttcctgttttgactccagtgctagctgggagattttcttctgaacaggaaactaggcagTGTGTCTTGATTATgcacctctccctctctctttctctctctctgcccagtATTAAATCCCGCAGCGGCAGCAGCCGGCAGCAGCACCAGTCGGCCGCCAAGGATCTGACCCTCTCTCCGGACATCTCGGGCCCCACCATCCAGGTCACCTACCTGCCCTCCAGCCAGAAGAGCAAGCGGGCCAAGCACTTCCTGGAGCTGAAGAGCTTTAAGGATAACTACAACACCTTGGAGAGCACGCTGtgatccttcccttctccttctccttcccagctGCAGCCACACACAGCCGGGAGGGGAACTGCCCCGCTGGCCGATGCCACCGGCTCTGCCTGTCGCCTGCCAGGACACCGATGGCTAGAGGGCGCATCCCGAATCCTCTGTTGATGGTCCCCCCGTCCTCCGTGCTCATCTCTGGACAATCCTTGCAGCTTGTAAATATTTCCTCTCTTGACCTGTTTATTTCTACAGCCGCGGGGATGCTCCCTCGTTCCTCTGCTGCCTGTCCAGGGAGGAGAGCGGCCCCATCTTTATTGGTTCTTAAAACCAGGATCCTCCACCTGCACAGAGggaatcaaaatccacttcctgtCCCTCCTCCGTTCCATGTACACCCACCCTCCAATTATTTATGAACCTTTTTGTCCCTAAATTCTACTTTACTTTGCATGGAGGTGCCCTGGCCTTCCACACGAGTCAGGGACCAGGGGTGGATCTGCCGCCCCGAGTGCGAGAGACGTTCAAGGTCTCAACCACCCACGGGGTGAGTAAACCTGGTGTTCGTTACTGAGTCATTCCGGGGCCATATTCAGAAGGTCTCCCCTTTCCATCAAGCGGGGACACAGTCCAGCCTCGAAGtcttttttaaatggctgtttaAATAAAATGGACATTGGCCCGGCCACAAGGTTCTAGTCCTCTGTGTCGTGTCTCTGGAGAAAGATGCCCGCGAGGCCACGGGTGGCCTGGAACGCAGCCGGTCACCCAAGCTGTGGCTACCTTCCTATCCTGGAGGGTCTTGGAAGTTTTCTGGGGAGTCCTCGCCTCTCCTCCGGCCGATGAAAGGATTCATAAGTCCCATGCTGCTTGTAAAAATTAACATCAGAAGCAGGAAGCTAGTGGAGCTTATTACTCAGACCCCATGAAGGGGGAGGTTAACGAGATTTTTCTCATTAAGAGAGTT
This window contains:
- the LTAP1 gene encoding protein C1orf43 homolog isoform X2, translating into MAASSSSSSSSSPSSSSNWLSGVNVVLVMAYGSLVFVLLFIFVKRQIMRFAMKSRRGPHVPVGQHAPKGLKDEIEIRLSRVQDIKYEPQLLGYDDARLQQLESPRGCYNYIYRMKALDAVRESAEIPFVSEGRHPKSLIGKNFRSYLVDLRNSSTPFKGTRKSLIDTLLDGYDNARYGTGTFGKTEYLKYQDALYELAAIIKSRSGSSRQQHQSAAKDLTLSPDISGPTIQVTYLPSSQKSKRAKHFLELKSFKDNYNTLESTL
- the LTAP1 gene encoding protein C1orf43 homolog isoform X1, which codes for MAASSSSSSSSSPSSSSNWLSGVNVVLVMAYGSLVFVLLFIFVKRQIMRFAMKSRRGPHVPVGQHAPKGLKDEIEIRLSRVQDIKYEPQLLGYDDARLQQLESPRGCYNYIYRMKALDAVRESEIPFVSEGRHPKSLIGKNFRSYLVDLRNSSTPFKGTRKSLIDTLLDGYDNARYGTGTFGKTEYLKYQDALYELAAIIKSRSGSSRQQHQSAAKDLTLSPDISGPTIQVTYLPSSQKSKRAKHFLELKSFKDNYNTLESTL